GATGAAGGAGACAATCACATAATGGAGTTGGCCGTGGCCGGAAACGCCGTGGCAATCGTAACTCGGAATATACGCGACATAACGCACGGCGAACTACGGTTTCCCAGCGTGCGTGTAATAACCCCCAAGGACTGTTTGGAGATCTTCCCTTGTCTACCTTGACCATTCGGCTTCCCGGCGACAAACATGAACGGCTAAAGTCGCTTGCGGAAGCTAGAAAAATCAGCATGAACAAGTTGATCGACGAGTTGGCGACCATCGCGCTTGCCAACTACGATGCTCGCACCCGTTTTCAGCTTCAGGTACGTAAGGGAAGCGCCCGGAAGGCGCGGGCGATTCTTGACCGGTTGGGCGATACCTAGTAGGCAGCCCCATGGTCATGGGTTAGTTGAGTTGCGACAAGCCTATGCAGACCATGGGGCGGTGGCTTTCAGGACTCGGCCTCTCGCGATACGCAGCGGATTTTGAACATTTAGCGAGATAAAGGGGATTCCGTAATCGTTGGCAGGTGTTACTACACGTTTCTATATTTGTGTGGTAACTTTATTCGATGCCGCTCCTCTTCCATGACCTGACGCTTGCTGCGCAGACAGCCTATGCCGAGGTTTTCGAGCAAGCGCGAACGCTTGATCTGATGACGCTGCCGGGGCTCACAGGCGCTTTCCACCGGCGGACGATCAAGTGGCATGAGTACATCTACTTTGGCTACCGGGACCCTACCGGGACCCTGTCGGTGGAGTGCAACGGCGGGTGTACGTTGGACCAGCCGGTGAGCGTATCGAGGCGTTGATCGAGCGCTTCACGCAGGTTAAGGCGCCGAAGAAG
This genomic window from Betaproteobacteria bacterium contains:
- a CDS encoding toxin-antitoxin system HicB family antitoxin, which gives rise to MSTLTIRLPGDKHERLKSLAEARKISMNKLIDELATIALANYDARTRFQLQVRKGSARKARAILDRLGDT